Proteins encoded together in one Halalkaliarchaeum sp. AArc-CO window:
- a CDS encoding ATP-binding protein, which produces MATSDEVETGQLGVDQERILEELIFSQAESLVDGVRELVQNGVDAPDSEQVTVSITPERTVVEDDGDGMDLTEAQIRDFLTQLGKSTKRDDPTAIGMFGIGFGQALAKGRVTAQSGTTVVKFDAKEWFREYRLYDVDDAVDGFRVEIDHYDDEVPDSDSTTWDDYVDDLGERFQFMELVHDVEVHVNGDLVSDRVPEDEMYGIDYVYEDDLVYIALREKGISDWVKVYSAGLKVKSVDGHGVSGYVVTKQNLELNTARNEIRSGCETWATVRDTLDDARAAVFRDYEPSELTDAGRAGVARLTGKGYSEFEDAPVLKDGDGDYVSYASVRDSDEMIWSTKDSPWAGKLATRGETVVLEDDPAGREIQQAADRSEEIKLPDSKDEKTTARALGVFRGYEQLDDDEGQEKVSTQKMAIARVLAHKMGLGREIRYGQDDQCRAWTDGEEAIWLTDSAWSKSYWEGWVFQLWRVLAHEAAHNESSEGQPDHGEQFCRNLRERIDKHEPAYLELVEELRDEGVNATVRQYRHVHGLDV; this is translated from the coding sequence ATGGCAACCAGTGACGAAGTCGAGACAGGCCAGCTCGGAGTCGATCAAGAACGAATCCTCGAAGAGCTCATTTTCAGTCAGGCCGAGTCACTCGTCGACGGCGTCCGCGAACTCGTCCAGAACGGCGTAGACGCCCCCGACTCAGAGCAGGTCACCGTGTCGATCACGCCAGAACGGACTGTCGTCGAGGACGACGGCGATGGGATGGATCTCACCGAAGCGCAGATCCGCGATTTCCTCACCCAGCTCGGGAAGTCCACGAAGCGGGACGACCCGACCGCAATCGGGATGTTCGGGATCGGGTTCGGTCAAGCCCTCGCGAAGGGCCGCGTCACCGCCCAGAGCGGAACAACCGTGGTTAAGTTCGACGCCAAGGAGTGGTTCCGCGAGTATCGCCTCTACGATGTCGACGACGCGGTCGACGGCTTCCGAGTCGAGATTGACCACTACGACGACGAAGTACCAGACTCCGATTCGACGACGTGGGACGACTACGTCGACGATCTCGGGGAACGGTTCCAGTTTATGGAGCTGGTCCACGACGTCGAAGTCCACGTCAACGGCGACCTCGTAAGCGACCGGGTTCCTGAGGATGAGATGTACGGGATCGACTACGTGTACGAGGACGACTTGGTCTATATCGCGCTCCGCGAGAAGGGGATCAGCGACTGGGTCAAAGTCTACTCGGCGGGGCTGAAGGTCAAGAGTGTCGACGGTCACGGCGTCTCCGGCTACGTGGTCACGAAGCAGAACTTGGAGCTGAACACCGCCCGCAACGAGATCCGATCCGGCTGCGAAACTTGGGCCACCGTCCGCGATACTCTCGACGACGCACGAGCCGCCGTGTTCCGTGACTACGAGCCCTCAGAGCTGACCGATGCGGGCCGTGCGGGGGTGGCGCGGCTAACCGGCAAGGGCTACAGCGAGTTCGAGGACGCGCCCGTGCTGAAGGATGGCGACGGAGACTACGTCAGCTACGCGAGTGTCCGCGACAGCGACGAGATGATTTGGTCAACGAAGGACAGCCCATGGGCGGGGAAGCTCGCTACTCGCGGCGAGACGGTTGTCCTCGAAGACGACCCAGCGGGACGGGAAATCCAACAGGCCGCCGACCGCTCCGAGGAGATCAAACTCCCGGACAGCAAGGACGAGAAGACGACAGCCCGCGCTCTCGGCGTTTTCAGGGGCTACGAGCAACTGGATGATGACGAAGGCCAAGAGAAGGTGTCGACACAGAAGATGGCGATCGCCCGCGTGCTCGCCCACAAGATGGGGCTGGGTCGGGAGATCCGTTACGGTCAGGACGACCAGTGCAGGGCCTGGACGGATGGAGAGGAAGCTATTTGGCTTACAGACAGCGCCTGGAGCAAGTCCTACTGGGAAGGGTGGGTATTCCAGCTTTGGCGTGTGCTCGCCCACGAAGCCGCACACAACGAGTCGAGCGAGGGCCAGCCCGACCATGGCGAGCAGTTCTGTCGAAACCTTCGCGAGCGGATCGACAAGCACGAGCCAGCGTATCTGGAGCTGGTCGAGGAGCTCCGTGACGAGGGCGTGAACGCGACTGTGAGACAGTACCGCCACGTCCACGGGCTGGATGTCTAA